In a single window of the Necator americanus strain Aroian chromosome X, whole genome shotgun sequence genome:
- a CDS encoding hypothetical protein (NECATOR_CHRX.G25692.T1), which yields MNDLHNAQLHGGSFSDVAKGTVVQNTTRALTQSKMRPHEMFWEQLWEYIGKYGLTMVVVTVSSGFLIGYFLHYIMNIRPLKKRMNIDKRIQEAEEEESKLENRENSDTFEDDPVEKDQKQVGVVKGMMNVKVLASLRRKPLKENTRIEPWETKREERKKPIFEDRVQNGTNSDIEESDNLVVTQNSGKKRSQSLQEVAILLEADVVPDVNTRGEKANFPLQIGEPELAGTLEISVEPTIIFARKFVEVSEDMIESKRHVAWCSCNCSLSDRDLLHTLGKLHGKLATAQLRAKTRKMQADMTAEERDDEARTKAKQLESIMSLVMQNQEKFGMTSEDDIKEQLNMYNF from the exons ATGAATGACCTACATAACGCACAGTTACATGGCGGAAGTTTTTCGGATGTTGCAAAAGGTACTGTTGTTCAGAACACCACCAGAGCTCTAACTCAA AGCAAGATGAGACCACATGAAATGTTCTGGGAGCAACTTTGGGAATATATCGGAAAGTATGGCTTAACCATGGTGGTCGTTACAGTATCT AGCGGCTTTCTAATCGGTTACTTCCTCCACTATATAATGAACATCAGGccattaaagaaaagaatgaatatcGACAAGCGAATACAGGAGGCAGAAGAGGAGGAGTCAAAAT TAGAGAACAGAGAGAACAGTGACACCTTCGAAGACGATCCGGTAGAGAAGGATCAGAAGCAAGTTGGAGTTGTCAAAGGAATGATGAATGTAAAAGTT ttgGCTTCACTACGCAGAAAACCACTCAAAGAAAATACTAGGATCGAACCGTGGGAAACTAAACGAG aagaaaggaagaaaccTATTTTTGAGGATCGCGTACAAAATGGTACCAATTCAGATATTGAAGAAAGTGATAATTTG gTTGTGACACAGAATTCTGGCAAAAAGAGGTCTCAAAGTCTTCAGGAG gtTGCCATCCTATTAGAAGCAGATGTGGTTCCGGATGTGAACACCAGAGGGGAAAAGGCGAACTTCCCCTTACAAATCGGAGAACCAGAACTAGCAGGAACACTTGAGATATCAGTTGAGCCAAC GATTATATTTGCTCGAAAATTTGTGGAAGTTTCTGAAGATATgatcgagtcaaaacgacatgtagcttggtgcagttgc AACTGTTCACTTTCGGACAGAGACCTACTACATACTCTTGGAAAACTGCATGGAAAACTCGCTACCGCACAATTAAGGGCTAAAACCAGAAAAATGCAAGCGGACATGACAGCAGAGGAAAGAGATGAC GAAGCACGTACTAAGGCAAAACAACTCGAATCGATTATGAGTTTAGTGATGCAGAATCAGGAAAAATTCGGGATGACCAGTGAAGACGATATCAAGGAGCAGCTGAATATGTACAACTTTTGA
- a CDS encoding hypothetical protein (NECATOR_CHRX.G25692.T2), giving the protein MNDLHNAQLHGGSFSDVAKGTVVQNTTRALTQSYPLCNITCDPVQESKMRPHEMFWEQLWEYIGKYGLTMVVVTVSSGFLIGYFLHYIMNIRPLKKRMNIDKRIQEAEEEESKLENRENSDTFEDDPVEKDQKQVGVVKGMMNVKVLASLRRKPLKENTRIEPWETKREERKKPIFEDRVQNGTNSDIEESDNLVVTQNSGKKRSQSLQENCSLSDRDLLHTLGKLHGKLATAQLRAKTRKMQADMTAEERDDEARTKAKQLESIMSLVMQNQEKFGMTSEDDIKEQLNMYNF; this is encoded by the exons ATGAATGACCTACATAACGCACAGTTACATGGCGGAAGTTTTTCGGATGTTGCAAAAGGTACTGTTGTTCAGAACACCACCAGAGCTCTAACTCAA AGCTATCCACTTTGCAATATTACATGTGATCCCGTACAGGAG AGCAAGATGAGACCACATGAAATGTTCTGGGAGCAACTTTGGGAATATATCGGAAAGTATGGCTTAACCATGGTGGTCGTTACAGTATCT AGCGGCTTTCTAATCGGTTACTTCCTCCACTATATAATGAACATCAGGccattaaagaaaagaatgaatatcGACAAGCGAATACAGGAGGCAGAAGAGGAGGAGTCAAAAT TAGAGAACAGAGAGAACAGTGACACCTTCGAAGACGATCCGGTAGAGAAGGATCAGAAGCAAGTTGGAGTTGTCAAAGGAATGATGAATGTAAAAGTT ttgGCTTCACTACGCAGAAAACCACTCAAAGAAAATACTAGGATCGAACCGTGGGAAACTAAACGAG aagaaaggaagaaaccTATTTTTGAGGATCGCGTACAAAATGGTACCAATTCAGATATTGAAGAAAGTGATAATTTG gTTGTGACACAGAATTCTGGCAAAAAGAGGTCTCAAAGTCTTCAGGAG AACTGTTCACTTTCGGACAGAGACCTACTACATACTCTTGGAAAACTGCATGGAAAACTCGCTACCGCACAATTAAGGGCTAAAACCAGAAAAATGCAAGCGGACATGACAGCAGAGGAAAGAGATGAC GAAGCACGTACTAAGGCAAAACAACTCGAATCGATTATGAGTTTAGTGATGCAGAATCAGGAAAAATTCGGGATGACCAGTGAAGACGATATCAAGGAGCAGCTGAATATGTACAACTTTTGA
- a CDS encoding hypothetical protein (NECATOR_CHRX.G25692.T3), which yields MNDLHNAQLHGGSFSDVAKGTVVQNTTRALTQSYPLCNITCDPVQESKMRPHEMFWEQLWEYIGKYGLTMVVVTVSSGFLIGYFLHYIMNIRPLKKRMNIDKRIQEAEEEESKLENRENSDTFEDDPVEKDQKQVGVVKGMMNVKVLASLRRKPLKENTRIEPWETKREERKKPIFEDRVQNGTNSDIEESDNLVVTQNSGKKRSQSLQEVAILLEADVVPDVNTRGEKANFPLQIGEPELAGTLEISNCSLSDRDLLHTLGKLHGKLATAQLRAKTRKMQADMTAEERDDEARTKAKQLESIMSLVMQNQEKFGMTSEDDIKEQLNMYNF from the exons ATGAATGACCTACATAACGCACAGTTACATGGCGGAAGTTTTTCGGATGTTGCAAAAGGTACTGTTGTTCAGAACACCACCAGAGCTCTAACTCAA AGCTATCCACTTTGCAATATTACATGTGATCCCGTACAGGAG AGCAAGATGAGACCACATGAAATGTTCTGGGAGCAACTTTGGGAATATATCGGAAAGTATGGCTTAACCATGGTGGTCGTTACAGTATCT AGCGGCTTTCTAATCGGTTACTTCCTCCACTATATAATGAACATCAGGccattaaagaaaagaatgaatatcGACAAGCGAATACAGGAGGCAGAAGAGGAGGAGTCAAAAT TAGAGAACAGAGAGAACAGTGACACCTTCGAAGACGATCCGGTAGAGAAGGATCAGAAGCAAGTTGGAGTTGTCAAAGGAATGATGAATGTAAAAGTT ttgGCTTCACTACGCAGAAAACCACTCAAAGAAAATACTAGGATCGAACCGTGGGAAACTAAACGAG aagaaaggaagaaaccTATTTTTGAGGATCGCGTACAAAATGGTACCAATTCAGATATTGAAGAAAGTGATAATTTG gTTGTGACACAGAATTCTGGCAAAAAGAGGTCTCAAAGTCTTCAGGAG gtTGCCATCCTATTAGAAGCAGATGTGGTTCCGGATGTGAACACCAGAGGGGAAAAGGCGAACTTCCCCTTACAAATCGGAGAACCAGAACTAGCAGGAACACTTGAGATATCA AACTGTTCACTTTCGGACAGAGACCTACTACATACTCTTGGAAAACTGCATGGAAAACTCGCTACCGCACAATTAAGGGCTAAAACCAGAAAAATGCAAGCGGACATGACAGCAGAGGAAAGAGATGAC GAAGCACGTACTAAGGCAAAACAACTCGAATCGATTATGAGTTTAGTGATGCAGAATCAGGAAAAATTCGGGATGACCAGTGAAGACGATATCAAGGAGCAGCTGAATATGTACAACTTTTGA
- a CDS encoding hypothetical protein (NECATOR_CHRX.G25693.T5) produces MLTVLVVKPFHLHNGRFLTRGASFVVLHQRTYVIEDIPTYITYSRHRGATETSMQSPSLNLEEQNENQLSKEAPSLNVISSLLRDLIMRTQDRTNKPKVEWNEVAGLFKEMVSNNDSPDRDLLVAYRDNFNVQFDDVSLKKAVFQWTGTTVCKVLSLPEFKSITSEFKLYVAVRPLIKFNNTSEQQSQRNKASSGAGGSRELSCSSETRPLLDCRNFRRSLYKESPESQNNSEVGKTSVKQSDDVSAKRMGSVPMSDEDTIDDQFDSDRLQKAADFLTALIKRTAQSEGWPLVNWLKVQRRYRDVVNKMSDHDLFEKYWKDIDLRRRHLDSQVLLKWTGMFDLEQVITIQNFCHIGIVRDGSPPADLFVMIDTPETPLSRIFDYTQTNLRMELAEKNKMCSRFHRYSSSQNDLSHVQLRMGVRSKRHSRANGYDRVGDIACHNRTAEAKRHVEPEEHHQMSPAERMRLEEYFRQRAEAQRRNRSNLRRGQARRGRGGTSGLNGQRHHDSNWWCGPTIRERTNAARGSQHPSNFSEVLRNQNINNTVSGRRISGEPPRIPSSPQCIPGRPLSSSGSLDNGAPSPKPEGVYTDDELRLEKSSKKAHYSEKTSDPMIKFGQQDIPRNRKEGISSEEQPTASISAMEPLHPPAVARRGRGNTSTINGQRNDDSNWWCGPTIRERTNAARGSQHPFNFSEVLRNQNRNNTVSGRRISGEPPRIPSSPQCIPGRPLSSSGSLDNGAPSPKPEGVYTDDELRLEKSSKKYASSNLHSSTKRSSISAEVRTDLSVASAAKAHYSEKTSDPMIKFGQQDIPRNRKEGISSEEQPTASISATEPLHPPAVVHTRIPIFKLPGNTGEHCHSTASTPRSQKSNSIRKEPLSQQNDLRFQAILSSAEWKLQERLNDGKPPSGALRIPRASKLIKGSAAPLQTVSALSQRSSPCQNGPKDPFTPLNTSSYSGLTMQPLRPGDITTNRADITTPRSTPAFRPLKEDYALIDLNEPESGYGFCTPLPQELPDPTVIFGDFTERAVEAANNIEQEVGCDGDPYILLQGKERFKDLKSEDGIRYDRHQSPLQTIDKNNSWVLLQQKQAPVVDEKDTEGTKKKCAFSKNSKAISELEELPKSCENFHKSGISPSLSVVQRQMPMHKSSEECIDFINKYLSNVLVRRVKDKVFLVWKS; encoded by the exons ATGTTAACCGTTCTCGTTGTTAAACCATTCCATTTGCATAATGG ACGTTTTCTGACTAGAG GTGCATCGTTTGTCGTCTTGCACCAGCGCACCTACGTTATTGAAGACATACCTACATACATCACATATTCGAGGCACAGAGGAGCGACTGAGACGTCAATGCAATCTCCATCATTGAATTTA GAAGAACAGAATGAGAACCAACTCTCCAAGGAAGCTCCAAGTTTGAATGTG ATAAGTAGCCTGCTAAGAGATTTGATAATGCGTACTCAGGATAGAACAAATAAGCCAAAG GTCGAGTGGAATGAGGTTGCTGGTCTCTTCAAAGAAATGGTCTCTAACAATGACAGTCCAGATCGGGACTTATTAGTCGCTTACCGTGATAATTTCAATGTGCAATTCGACGACGTCTCACTGAAAAAG GCTGTTTTTCAATGGACGGGAACAACCGTTTGCAAGGTGCTGTCTTTGCCCGAATTCAAATCAATAACGAGTGAATTCAAGTTATATGTTGCTGTCCGGCCCTTAATAA AGTTCAACAATACATCCGAGCAGCAATCGCAAAGGAACAAAGCTAGTTCTGGCGCTGGAGGATCTCGTGAG CTTTCATGCTCAAGCGAAACCAGACCACTACTGGATTGTCGGAATTTCCGAAGATCTCTCTATAAGGAGTCTCCAGAAAGTCAAAATAACTCTGAAGTAGGTAAAACCAGCGTAAAACAGTCAGATGATGTATCTGCTAAGAGGATGGGCAG TGTACCAATGAGCGACGAAGACACCATTGATGACCAATTCGACTCCGACCGTCTTCAAAAG GCTGCGGACTTCCTGACGGCATTAATAAAAAGAACAGCTCAGAGTGAAGGTTGGCCATTG GTGAACTGGTTGAAGGTTCAAAGGCGTTATCGTGATGTCGTTAACAAGATGTCGGATCATGATTTGTTCGAAAAATACTGGAAAGACATTGACCTACGCCGACGGCATCTCGATAGTCAG GTATTGTTGAAGTGGACCGGAATGTTTGATTTGGAGCAGGTCATCacgattcaaaatttttgccaTATTGGTATAGTAAGAGATGGCTCTCCTCCAGctgatttatttgttatgaTAGATACTCCAG AGACTCCACTCTCTCGAATTTTTGACTACACACAAACAAATCTGAGGATGGAGTTggctgaaaaaaacaagatgtgTTCGCGTTTTCAT AGGTATAGTtcgagtcaaaatgacctgagcCATGTGCAATTGCGCATGGGAGTGCGCTCGAAGAGGCACAGTAGAGCCAACGGTTACGATCGAGTTGGGGACATTGCTTGCCACAATCGGACTGCGGAG GCAAAGCGGCATGTAGAACCAGAAGAGCACCATCAAATGAGCCCGGCTGAG CGTATGCGTCTGGAGGAATATTTCCGCCAGCGGGCTGAAGCACAAAGAAGGAATCGGTCAAATCTTCGGAGAGGACAG GCTCGCAGAGGGAGAGGTGGCACCAGTGGCCTTAATGGGCAGAGACATCACGAT TCTAACTGGTGGTGTGGTCCAACCATCCGCGAAAGGACCAATGCAGCCCGTGGATCCCAACACCCATCCAACTTTTCTGAGGTTCTACGCAaccaaaatataaataacacTGTCTCTGGACGACGAATCAGTGGAGAACCA CCTCGCATCCCCTCAAGTCCTCAATGCATCCCTGGTCGACCACTATCATCAAGTGGCAGCTTAGATAATGGAGCACCTTCACCCAAACCGGAAGGAGTTTACACGGATGATGAGCTACGACTGGAGAAATCTTCGAAG AAGGCCCACTATTCTGAGAAGACTTCAGATCCAATGATCAAATTTGGTCAACAGGATATTCCACGCAACCGCAAAGAAGG GATTTCATCCGAAGAGCAACCAACTGCATCTATCAGTGCAATGGAACCTCTTCATCCCCCAGCTGTG GCACGTAGAGGGAGAGGTAACACCAGCACCATTAATGGGCAGAGAAATGACGAT TCTAACTGGTGGTGTGGTCCAACCATCCGCGAAAGGACTAATGCAGCCCGTGGATCCCAACACCCATTCAACTTTTCTGAGGTTTTACGCAACCAAAATAGAAATAACACTGTCTCTGGACGACGAATCAGTGGAGAACCA CCTCGCATCCCCTCAAGTCCTCAATGCATCCCTGGTCGACCACTATCATCAAGTGGCAGCTTAGATAATGGAGCACCTTCACCCAAACCGGAAGGAGTTTACACGGATGATGAGCTACGACTGGAGAAATCTTCGAAG AAATATGCTTCTTCTAATCTGCACTCGTCTACAAAAAGAAGTTCAATTTCTGCGGAAGTCAGAACTGACTTATCCGTTGCCTCAGCAGCG AAGGCCCACTATTCTGAGAAGACTTCAGATCCAATGATCAAATTTGGTCAACAGGATATTCCACGCAACCGCAAAGAAGG GATTTCATCCGAAGAGCAACCAACTGCATCTATCAGTGCAACGGAACCTCTTCATCCCCCAGCTGTG GTACATACTCGTATCCCTATCTTCAAGCTGCCTGGAAACACTGGCGAACATTGTCATAGTACAGCTTCTACACCACGTAGTCAAAAATCCAATTCAATACGGAAAGAACCTCTGTCTCAACAAAA TGATCTTCGTTTCCAAGCAATCCTTTCTAGTGCTGAGTGGAAGCTCCAGGAGAGACTGAAT GATGGGAAGCCGCCCAGTGGAGCCCTCCGTATTCCTAGGGCCTCGAAACTTATCAAGGGTTCTGCTGCACCTCTGCAAACTGTGTCTGCTCTAAGCCAACG GTCTTCTCCTTGTCAAAACGGTCCAAAGGATCCATTTACGCCTTTAAATACCAGTTCATACTCTGGATTGACCATGCAACCGCTCCGTCCAGGAGACATAACGACT AATCGTGCTGATATAACGACTCCACGTTCAACTCCTGCATTTCGGCCTCTGAAAGAGGATTACGCATTAATTGATCTTAATGAGCCAGAG TCCGGATATGGTTTCTGTACTCCTTTGCCGCAGGAGTTACCAGACCCAACTGTCATCTTTGGTGATTTCACTGAAAGAGCTGTAGAGGCGGCGAATAACATTGAACAA GAAGTCGGATGTGATGGAGACCCATACATTTTGCTtcaaggaaaggaaaggtTCAAGGATTTGAAAAGTGAAGATGGTATTCGTTATGATCGACATCAAAGTCCACTACAAACTATAGA CAAAAATAATTCTTGGGTGCTGCTCCAGCAGAAACAAGCCCCAGTTGTGGATGAAAAGGACACcgaaggaacaaaaaagaaatgtgcatTTAGTAAGAATAGTAAG GCAATTTCTGAGCTCGAGGAACTTCCTAAAAGCTGCGAGAAT TTTCATAAATCTGGCATTTCTCCGTCG TTGTCAGTGGTGCAGCGACAGATGCCTATGCATAAGTCCTCTGAAGAATGCATAGACTTTATCAACAAATATCTGAGTAACGTCCTTGTTAGGCGGGTCAAAGACAAG gTTTTCCTCGTATGGAAGTCCTAA
- a CDS encoding hypothetical protein (NECATOR_CHRX.G25693.T2) — protein sequence MLTVLVVKPFHLHNGRFLTRGASFVVLHQRTYVIEDIPTYITYSRHRGATETSMQSPSLNLEEQNENQLSKEAPSLNVISSLLRDLIMRTQDRTNKPKVEWNEVAGLFKEMVSNNDSPDRDLLVAYRDNFNVQFDDVSLKKAVFQWTGTTVCKVLSLPEFKSITSEFKLYVAVRPLIKFNNTSEQQSQRNKASSGAGGSRELSCSSETRPLLDCRNFRRSLYKESPESQNNSEVGKTSVKQSDDVSAKRMGSVPMSDEDTIDDQFDSDRLQKAADFLTALIKRTAQSEGWPLVNWLKVQRRYRDVVNKMSDHDLFEKYWKDIDLRRRHLDSQVLLKWTGMFDLEQVITIQNFCHIGIVRDGSPPADLFVMIDTPETPLSRIFDYTQTNLRMELAEKNKMCSRFHRYSSSQNDLSHVQLRMGVRSKRHSRANGYDRVGDIACHNRTAEAKRHVEPEEHHQMSPAERMRLEEYFRQRAEAQRRNRSNLRRGQARRGRGGTSGLNGQRHHDSNWWCGPTIRERTNAARGSQHPSNFSEVLRNQNINNTVSGRRISGEPPRIPSSPQCIPGRPLSSSGSLDNGAPSPKPEGVYTDDELRLEKSSKKAHYSEKTSDPMIKFGQQDIPRNRKEGISSEEQPTASISAMEPLHPPAVARRGRGNTSTINGQRNDDSNWWCGPTIRERTNAARGSQHPFNFSEVLRNQNRNNTVSGRRISGEPPRIPSSPQCIPGRPLSSSGSLDNGAPSPKPEGVYTDDELRLEKSSKKYASSNLHSSTKRSSISAEVRTDLSVASAAKAHYSEKTSDPMIKFGQQDIPRNRKEGISSEEQPTASISATEPLHPPAVDYSLSSFHPRTTQSLIDLDGSVNEVHTRIPIFKLPGNTGEHCHSTASTPRSQKSNSIRKEPLSQQNDLRFQAILSSAEWKLQERLNDGKPPSGALRIPRASKLIKGSAAPLQTVSALSQRSSPCQNGPKDPFTPLNTSSYSGLTMQPLRPGDITTNRADITTPRSTPAFRPLKEDYALIDLNEPESGYGFCTPLPQELPDPTVIFGDFTERAVEAANNIEQEVGCDGDPYILLQGKERFKDLKSEDGIRYDRHQSPLQTIDKNNSWVLLQQKQAPVVDEKDTEGTKKKCAFSKNSKAISELEELPKSCENFHKSGISPSLSVVQRQMPMHKSSEECIDFINKYLSNVLVRRVKDKVFLVWKS from the exons ATGTTAACCGTTCTCGTTGTTAAACCATTCCATTTGCATAATGG ACGTTTTCTGACTAGAG GTGCATCGTTTGTCGTCTTGCACCAGCGCACCTACGTTATTGAAGACATACCTACATACATCACATATTCGAGGCACAGAGGAGCGACTGAGACGTCAATGCAATCTCCATCATTGAATTTA GAAGAACAGAATGAGAACCAACTCTCCAAGGAAGCTCCAAGTTTGAATGTG ATAAGTAGCCTGCTAAGAGATTTGATAATGCGTACTCAGGATAGAACAAATAAGCCAAAG GTCGAGTGGAATGAGGTTGCTGGTCTCTTCAAAGAAATGGTCTCTAACAATGACAGTCCAGATCGGGACTTATTAGTCGCTTACCGTGATAATTTCAATGTGCAATTCGACGACGTCTCACTGAAAAAG GCTGTTTTTCAATGGACGGGAACAACCGTTTGCAAGGTGCTGTCTTTGCCCGAATTCAAATCAATAACGAGTGAATTCAAGTTATATGTTGCTGTCCGGCCCTTAATAA AGTTCAACAATACATCCGAGCAGCAATCGCAAAGGAACAAAGCTAGTTCTGGCGCTGGAGGATCTCGTGAG CTTTCATGCTCAAGCGAAACCAGACCACTACTGGATTGTCGGAATTTCCGAAGATCTCTCTATAAGGAGTCTCCAGAAAGTCAAAATAACTCTGAAGTAGGTAAAACCAGCGTAAAACAGTCAGATGATGTATCTGCTAAGAGGATGGGCAG TGTACCAATGAGCGACGAAGACACCATTGATGACCAATTCGACTCCGACCGTCTTCAAAAG GCTGCGGACTTCCTGACGGCATTAATAAAAAGAACAGCTCAGAGTGAAGGTTGGCCATTG GTGAACTGGTTGAAGGTTCAAAGGCGTTATCGTGATGTCGTTAACAAGATGTCGGATCATGATTTGTTCGAAAAATACTGGAAAGACATTGACCTACGCCGACGGCATCTCGATAGTCAG GTATTGTTGAAGTGGACCGGAATGTTTGATTTGGAGCAGGTCATCacgattcaaaatttttgccaTATTGGTATAGTAAGAGATGGCTCTCCTCCAGctgatttatttgttatgaTAGATACTCCAG AGACTCCACTCTCTCGAATTTTTGACTACACACAAACAAATCTGAGGATGGAGTTggctgaaaaaaacaagatgtgTTCGCGTTTTCAT AGGTATAGTtcgagtcaaaatgacctgagcCATGTGCAATTGCGCATGGGAGTGCGCTCGAAGAGGCACAGTAGAGCCAACGGTTACGATCGAGTTGGGGACATTGCTTGCCACAATCGGACTGCGGAG GCAAAGCGGCATGTAGAACCAGAAGAGCACCATCAAATGAGCCCGGCTGAG CGTATGCGTCTGGAGGAATATTTCCGCCAGCGGGCTGAAGCACAAAGAAGGAATCGGTCAAATCTTCGGAGAGGACAG GCTCGCAGAGGGAGAGGTGGCACCAGTGGCCTTAATGGGCAGAGACATCACGAT TCTAACTGGTGGTGTGGTCCAACCATCCGCGAAAGGACCAATGCAGCCCGTGGATCCCAACACCCATCCAACTTTTCTGAGGTTCTACGCAaccaaaatataaataacacTGTCTCTGGACGACGAATCAGTGGAGAACCA CCTCGCATCCCCTCAAGTCCTCAATGCATCCCTGGTCGACCACTATCATCAAGTGGCAGCTTAGATAATGGAGCACCTTCACCCAAACCGGAAGGAGTTTACACGGATGATGAGCTACGACTGGAGAAATCTTCGAAG AAGGCCCACTATTCTGAGAAGACTTCAGATCCAATGATCAAATTTGGTCAACAGGATATTCCACGCAACCGCAAAGAAGG GATTTCATCCGAAGAGCAACCAACTGCATCTATCAGTGCAATGGAACCTCTTCATCCCCCAGCTGTG GCACGTAGAGGGAGAGGTAACACCAGCACCATTAATGGGCAGAGAAATGACGAT TCTAACTGGTGGTGTGGTCCAACCATCCGCGAAAGGACTAATGCAGCCCGTGGATCCCAACACCCATTCAACTTTTCTGAGGTTTTACGCAACCAAAATAGAAATAACACTGTCTCTGGACGACGAATCAGTGGAGAACCA CCTCGCATCCCCTCAAGTCCTCAATGCATCCCTGGTCGACCACTATCATCAAGTGGCAGCTTAGATAATGGAGCACCTTCACCCAAACCGGAAGGAGTTTACACGGATGATGAGCTACGACTGGAGAAATCTTCGAAG AAATATGCTTCTTCTAATCTGCACTCGTCTACAAAAAGAAGTTCAATTTCTGCGGAAGTCAGAACTGACTTATCCGTTGCCTCAGCAGCG AAGGCCCACTATTCTGAGAAGACTTCAGATCCAATGATCAAATTTGGTCAACAGGATATTCCACGCAACCGCAAAGAAGG GATTTCATCCGAAGAGCAACCAACTGCATCTATCAGTGCAACGGAACCTCTTCATCCCCCAGCTGTG GATtattcactttcttcttttcatcctcGGACCACCCAATCTCTTATCGATTTAGATGGTTCTGTAAACGAG GTACATACTCGTATCCCTATCTTCAAGCTGCCTGGAAACACTGGCGAACATTGTCATAGTACAGCTTCTACACCACGTAGTCAAAAATCCAATTCAATACGGAAAGAACCTCTGTCTCAACAAAA TGATCTTCGTTTCCAAGCAATCCTTTCTAGTGCTGAGTGGAAGCTCCAGGAGAGACTGAAT GATGGGAAGCCGCCCAGTGGAGCCCTCCGTATTCCTAGGGCCTCGAAACTTATCAAGGGTTCTGCTGCACCTCTGCAAACTGTGTCTGCTCTAAGCCAACG GTCTTCTCCTTGTCAAAACGGTCCAAAGGATCCATTTACGCCTTTAAATACCAGTTCATACTCTGGATTGACCATGCAACCGCTCCGTCCAGGAGACATAACGACT AATCGTGCTGATATAACGACTCCACGTTCAACTCCTGCATTTCGGCCTCTGAAAGAGGATTACGCATTAATTGATCTTAATGAGCCAGAG TCCGGATATGGTTTCTGTACTCCTTTGCCGCAGGAGTTACCAGACCCAACTGTCATCTTTGGTGATTTCACTGAAAGAGCTGTAGAGGCGGCGAATAACATTGAACAA GAAGTCGGATGTGATGGAGACCCATACATTTTGCTtcaaggaaaggaaaggtTCAAGGATTTGAAAAGTGAAGATGGTATTCGTTATGATCGACATCAAAGTCCACTACAAACTATAGA CAAAAATAATTCTTGGGTGCTGCTCCAGCAGAAACAAGCCCCAGTTGTGGATGAAAAGGACACcgaaggaacaaaaaagaaatgtgcatTTAGTAAGAATAGTAAG GCAATTTCTGAGCTCGAGGAACTTCCTAAAAGCTGCGAGAAT TTTCATAAATCTGGCATTTCTCCGTCG TTGTCAGTGGTGCAGCGACAGATGCCTATGCATAAGTCCTCTGAAGAATGCATAGACTTTATCAACAAATATCTGAGTAACGTCCTTGTTAGGCGGGTCAAAGACAAG gTTTTCCTCGTATGGAAGTCCTAA